One region of Streptomyces leeuwenhoekii genomic DNA includes:
- a CDS encoding DegT/DnrJ/EryC1/StrS family aminotransferase, which yields MLRAAGVGAGDEVVVPAFGNVEVTQAVALVGALPVFADIDPVTYCVEPSAVEAVVGPRTAAIVAVHRFGRPADMARLHELGQRHGLLVLQHGEQPEAARDEIAQRRQRAGYLDARLRGVRTPEGGDGHTYQQYVVRVPGNGRPDRDAFARAVRARGVDCRVPVKTPVHRLPEFRRCVALPETERAADETLALPVDASLTRRDMQRIVAACNALGGLLQPAF from the coding sequence ATGCTCAGGGCGGCCGGTGTCGGAGCCGGTGACGAGGTCGTCGTGCCGGCCTTCGGGAACGTGGAAGTCACCCAGGCTGTTGCCCTGGTCGGTGCGCTCCCGGTGTTCGCGGACATAGACCCGGTGACCTACTGCGTGGAACCGTCCGCTGTCGAGGCGGTCGTGGGACCGCGGACGGCCGCCATCGTCGCCGTCCATCGGTTCGGCCGGCCGGCCGACATGGCGCGGCTGCATGAACTCGGGCAGCGGCACGGGCTGCTGGTGCTGCAGCACGGGGAGCAGCCGGAGGCTGCGCGCGACGAGATAGCGCAGCGCAGGCAGCGGGCCGGCTACCTCGACGCCAGATTGCGGGGAGTGCGCACGCCGGAAGGGGGCGACGGGCACACCTATCAGCAGTACGTGGTGCGGGTGCCGGGGAACGGGCGGCCCGACCGGGACGCGTTCGCGCGGGCCGTACGGGCCAGGGGAGTCGACTGCCGGGTGCCGGTCAAGACGCCGGTGCACCGGCTGCCCGAGTTCCGGCGGTGCGTGGCGCTGCCCGAGACCGAACGGGCCGCCGACGAAACGCTCGCGCTGCCGGTGGACGCCTCGTTGACGAGGCGGGACATGCAGCGGATCGTGGCCGCGTGCAACGCGCTCGGCGGGCTGTTGCAGCCCGCGTTCTGA